The Rhineura floridana isolate rRhiFlo1 chromosome 8, rRhiFlo1.hap2, whole genome shotgun sequence genome includes a region encoding these proteins:
- the ASCL1 gene encoding achaete-scute homolog 1 yields MASGSPAKMDSSASQPPPPPPFLQPACFFAAAAAAAALAASQSAQQQQQQQQSPAAAGSQHHQSSPGAAKAPVAAAPKQQQQQQQVKRQRSSSPELMRCKRRLNFSGFGYSLPQQQPAAVARRNERERNRVKLVNLGFATLREHVPNGAANKKMSKVETLRSAVEYIRALQQLLDEHDAVSAAFQAGVLSPTISPNYPNDMNSMAGSPVSSYSSDEGSYDPLSPEEQELLDFTNWF; encoded by the coding sequence ATGGCCAGCGGCAGCCCCGCCAAGATGGACAGCAGCGCCAGCCAGCCGCCGCCTCCCCCGCCGTTCCTGCAGCCCGCCTGTTTCTTCGCGGCCGCGGCGGCCGCCGCCGCACTAGCCGCTTCGCAGAgcgcgcagcagcagcagcagcagcagcagagcccgGCTGCGGCGGGCAGCCAACACCACCAGTCCTCTCCAGGCGCCGCCAAAGCGCCTGTTGCGGCTGCgccgaagcagcagcagcagcagcagcaggttaaGCGGCAGCGCTCGTCGTCGCCGGAGTTGATGCGCTGCAAAAGGCGCCTCAACTTCAGCGGCTTCGGCTACAGCCTCCCTCAGCAGCAGCCGGCGGCGGTGGCGCGGAGGAACGAGCGGGAGCGGAACCGCGTCAAGCTGGTCAACTTGGGCTTCGCCACGCTGCGCGAACACGTCCCTAACGGCGCCGCCAACAAGAAGATGAGCAAAGTGGAGACGCTGCGCTCCGCCGTCGAATACATCCGAGCCCTGCAGCAGCTGCTCGACGAGCACGACGCCGTCAGCGCCGCCTTCCAGGCGGGCGTCCTCTCGCCCACCATCTCCCCCAATTACCCCAACGACATGAACTCCATGGCAGGCTCGCCTGTCTCCTCTTACTCCTCGGACGAAGGATCCTACGATCCCCTCAGCCCCGAAGAGCAGGAGCTTCTGGACTTCACCAACTGGTTCTGA